A stretch of DNA from Agrobacterium cucumeris:
GCGAAGAGCAGGAAAGGACTGGTCTGGCATGCATGGTTCCGGCTAATTTGAATTTGCGGAGAATAATGACAAAATAACGCGGTTTTTTCGCGCAATTTCTATCTATTTTGCTTTTTTCATGCAAAATAATCTTCTTCATGCGGCAAGTGCGGCGAAATACCTGAAGGGCCGCAGCTGAAACCGAACTGGATCAGACAATGGAACAACTGGATCGTTTTGACCGTGACATTCTGGATATCATTCAGCGAGACTGCCAGTTGAGGGCCGAAACGATCGCGGAACGGGTGGGCCTGTCCGCCTCGGCCGTACAAAGACGGTTGAAGCGTCTGCGCGAAGAAGGGATTATCAGAGCGGAAGTCGCCGTCATCGATCGAAAAGCAACGGCAACATCGATGGTGTTTATCGTCGGAATGGAGATCGAGCGGGACAATTATGACGCGCTGGCGAAGTTTCGCGTCTGGGTGGAGAAGCAGGATCATATCCAGCAGGTCTATTACGTTACCGGCGCGGTCGATCTTATTGCGATCGTCACCGCCCGCGACGTCGAACACTATGACGACATCGCCGCGTTGATCATGGCGGAAAATCCGCAGATCCGCCGAATGCACACGAATGTAGTGCTGCGCGACGTCAAACTCGGCCTGTTCGTGCCGCCGGAGTAATGCTCACGCCCACTACGGCGGATCTCAGATGCACCGACCATTTGGCGTTGCCGGCCGTGTGTCTTCGAGTGAGTTTACGTGGGTGTCGATTCCTCAAACGCTTTTAACAGCCCGGCCAAAAGGTTCCGGCTTTCTGATAGTTTGCGGCTCTTCTCGTCAATCGAACTTATTTGCGTATGCAATTGTGACTTCAATTCGTCGCAGGGTTCGAAAGCGTGCCGTCGGTCAAGGGAACACGGTAGGAACTGCCGGATGACTGCCAATGTCATGCCTGCATCTGAAAGCAATCCGATACGTCCAACGGTCTCCACGTCGGCATGACTGTAATCACGATATCCCGATTGAGTACGAACCGGTGAGAGAAGACCCTCTGTTTCGTAATAACGCAGCATTCTTATGCTGATGCCGGTCCTTCGAGACAATTCGCCGATCTTCATGTTAGCCCTTGACTCTGACAGTACTGTCAGACTGTAGGGAGAAGGCTCCAGAATGTAAATTGCAAAAGGAGCATTAGAATGACTAATCAGTTTGATTTTAGGACGGAGATCGACGGCCGTGAGGCTACAGTCGAAGCTCTCTCTTCTCTGGCTTTCGCAGGCTTCGCGCACTTTACGGCCATGCAAGTTCGCGATGGCGCAGTAAGGGGATTGGACCTTCACTTAGCTCGGCTGCATCGTGCATCGGTTGAGTTTTTTGGGCAAGCACTGTCCGACGATCTGGTGCGGGAACGTATTCGGAACGTCTTACAGGATGCGCCTTCGGCAGTTTCGGTAACGGCAACGATGTACTCTCGGAGCGGCGAGTTTACGCCGACCGGAGTTGACAACGATCCGGCCGTTTTAGTGCGCACAGCACCCTCGTTCGATGGCCCTGAAGGACCTCTGCGCTTGACCGTCGTCCAGCACGAGAGGCCATTTCCAACGATCAAACATGTCGGCGAGGCATCAAAAACGCAGTATCTCCGACGCGCTGTCGAAAATGGTTTTGACGATGCGGTATTCGTCGATAGTCATGGACATGTAAGCGAAGCCACTATCTGGAACATAGTGTTCTGGGACGGAAAAGCCGTTGTCTGGCCCAAGGCAGCGCTTCTGCCAGGCGTCACGATGGGGATCATCCGCCGTCAACTTGCAATCCTTGGAATTACCCAGCGGGCAGAGCAGATCACACTCGCGCGGCTGGCTGATATGAAAGGCGCAGCACTCATGAATTCGTGGACGCCGGGTGTTGCCGTCAACGGCTTTGATGCTGTTTCTGTACCCTCGTCAGCGACCCTAATAGAAATCCTCAAAGAGGCCTATGCGCGAGAGCCGTTGGTCGCCATCTAAAAGGCATGATGTCCGCTTTCGGCAAAGGTAACCGTTTGAGAGAGCGTTCAATCAGGAACTCACCGATTTTCCTGTCGAACCAAGAAGAGTGCGACGAGCTTGAGCGTCGCCTCAAATGCAGAAATACATGTCAGGAAGGCAGTACGCAGCCGCTACTTTTCATTCCACGTCATCGTGTAACGCGTTCCCGCGTTCCGTTCCGGATGAGTATACGTCTGATTGACGCGGGCATTGATGTTCTTCGCCATTGCCATGATCAGTTTTGTGCCTAGCCCGGTGCCCTTCGGCGATGCATCAGGCCCCGATCCTATTCCGTCATCTTCCACGACAAGAACGAACTGTCCGTCCTGTTCTGACAGATTGACCCGCACGGTCCCGGTTTGATCGGGATAGGCATATTTCAGCGCGTTGGTCAGTAGTTCGGTGATGATAACACCGAGAGCAACGGCGTGGTCTGCGCTCAGATCAACCTCGCATAGCGACGTTTCAACCGTGATGGAGGAGGAGCCGGGTACGGCTTGAAACAGATCGCTGATGATGGAGGTCAGGTACGAACCGAGGGATACAAGTCCCACATTGGCTGTATTATAGAGGCTGCGATGAACGCCGGCGATGGCGGAAATCCTGCTTTGCGTTTCCAGCAACGCGGTTTCTGCTTCCTGCGACTTCAGGGTATTTATTTGCAGGCGGATCATGGCCGAGACCAGCGAAAGGCTGTTTGCGACACGGTGGTTCATCTCTTTCACCATCATTTCCGCGTGCTCCTTGGCTTTTACCAGCAGACGGTCAGCCTCCTCCTTCGTCTGGCGCAGGCGATGATTTTCCAGAGCCTGATTAATGGCGGTGAGCAAGAGTGGAAAAAAGTCGTCTCCGACGTTTTTGATGACGTAGTCCGCAGCGCCCGCCTTGATGGCATCTATGGCGATCTGGGCCTCGTTTGACCCCGTCACATAGAGAACCGGAACGCGCGCCGGTATCGTCTGGATCGCGGCGAGAAATTCCATGCCTGTCGCCGTCTGGAAATAGTGGTCGAGAACCACGACATCGAACTGTCCGTTTTGAAAAAGCTCGAGTCCGGACGCTACGGAGGCGGCATGAACCACCTCCATTCCATGACGACCAAGAACGCGGCTCGAAAGCCGCGCCAGAGCCGGATCGTCATCAACATACAAAATGCGCAGAGCCATCATGCTTTCAGGGTATCTGGATTACGGAAAAGAACAGGCCGAGGTTTTTGATGGCATTCGCAAAGCCCTCATAATCGACCGGCTTGGTTATATAAACATTCGCACCGAGATCATAACATTTCTGAATTTCAGTCTCATCATCGGTTGTCGTCAAAACCACCACAGGCAAACGGCGTGTGTATTCATTGCTCTTGATCTGCTCAAGGATGTTGATGCCCGACATATCGGGGAGATTAAGGTCGAGTAACACGAGAAGATAACGATCTTTGCTGACAAGCCCATCCCGACTTTCGCCCAAGATGTAATCCAGCGCCTTCGCACCGAGCGTAAAGGGCACAATCTCGTTGTTCACGCCGGCGCGCCGCACGTTTTTTTCGATCAGGCGCGCATGGCCCTCGTCGTCTTCGATCATCACGATCGTTACTTCCTGACCGGTCGCTTTCATTTGTCGCCTTCCTTCGTCACTCTTCTGAGGTCACTCGGCAGCAGCAGGAAAAACGTGCTGCCCTCACCGAGTTTGGACTCCACCCTAATGTCCCCGCCTAAATTTCTTATTAGCGAACGAACATGTGCGAGACCTATTCCCTCTCCCGGCTGATCCTGACTGCCTGCCCGACGAAAAAGCTCGAAGACCCGTTCAAGATCCTGCTCGCCGATACCACGCCCATTGTCGCCAACCTCGATACAAATCGCTCCGCGCCCGGCCGGGTAGGCACGCGCGGTCAACCGCAACGGACGACCCGGCATCTGGTATTTCACCGCATTGTCAAAGAGATTTCCAAGAATCTGATCGAGAGATATGCGATCGGTGACAATCGTGAGCTTTGGCGTATCAACATCGATCTCGCCGCCATTGGCGGTGATCTGATGACGCACCGTCTCGGATAGTGACGAGAGCAATGTTTCTATATCGACCTTCTCCGGCTGCAGCTTTCGCTGACCGTCGCGGGATATTTTCAGGATGGCGTTGATCAGTTGATCCATTTTCCGCGTCGATGAACGGATAAAGCCAATGGCCTCGGGAATATCCTCCTGAACCGCCAGCCGTGCTTCCCGGACCACCTCTTCCGGTGGGGTTTTACCGTCGGCCAGGACATAACTGGTCACCGGCTTGAGCGAGGTATCGAATTCGGAGAGGAAACCCATGATATTGACGAGCGGCGCGCGCAGGTCATGGGTGACAATGTAGGCAAAGCGCTGAATTTCCTGATTGGCGCGACGAAGATCGCGCGTCCTTTCCTCGACACGTTCCTCCAGATGGCGATTGAGCTCATCAACATCCTCCCGAGACCTGGTCAAAGCGCGGATATAGGTGAAAACGAGAAAGAT
This window harbors:
- a CDS encoding Lrp/AsnC family transcriptional regulator, with the translated sequence MEQLDRFDRDILDIIQRDCQLRAETIAERVGLSASAVQRRLKRLREEGIIRAEVAVIDRKATATSMVFIVGMEIERDNYDALAKFRVWVEKQDHIQQVYYVTGAVDLIAIVTARDVEHYDDIAALIMAENPQIRRMHTNVVLRDVKLGLFVPPE
- a CDS encoding MerR family transcriptional regulator, with the translated sequence MKIGELSRRTGISIRMLRYYETEGLLSPVRTQSGYRDYSHADVETVGRIGLLSDAGMTLAVIRQFLPCSLDRRHAFEPCDELKSQLHTQISSIDEKSRKLSESRNLLAGLLKAFEESTPT
- a CDS encoding aminotransferase class IV family protein yields the protein MTNQFDFRTEIDGREATVEALSSLAFAGFAHFTAMQVRDGAVRGLDLHLARLHRASVEFFGQALSDDLVRERIRNVLQDAPSAVSVTATMYSRSGEFTPTGVDNDPAVLVRTAPSFDGPEGPLRLTVVQHERPFPTIKHVGEASKTQYLRRAVENGFDDAVFVDSHGHVSEATIWNIVFWDGKAVVWPKAALLPGVTMGIIRRQLAILGITQRAEQITLARLADMKGAALMNSWTPGVAVNGFDAVSVPSSATLIEILKEAYAREPLVAI
- a CDS encoding sensor histidine kinase, translating into MMALRILYVDDDPALARLSSRVLGRHGMEVVHAASVASGLELFQNGQFDVVVLDHYFQTATGMEFLAAIQTIPARVPVLYVTGSNEAQIAIDAIKAGAADYVIKNVGDDFFPLLLTAINQALENHRLRQTKEEADRLLVKAKEHAEMMVKEMNHRVANSLSLVSAMIRLQINTLKSQEAETALLETQSRISAIAGVHRSLYNTANVGLVSLGSYLTSIISDLFQAVPGSSSITVETSLCEVDLSADHAVALGVIITELLTNALKYAYPDQTGTVRVNLSEQDGQFVLVVEDDGIGSGPDASPKGTGLGTKLIMAMAKNINARVNQTYTHPERNAGTRYTMTWNEK
- a CDS encoding response regulator, with protein sequence MKATGQEVTIVMIEDDEGHARLIEKNVRRAGVNNEIVPFTLGAKALDYILGESRDGLVSKDRYLLVLLDLNLPDMSGINILEQIKSNEYTRRLPVVVLTTTDDETEIQKCYDLGANVYITKPVDYEGFANAIKNLGLFFSVIQIP
- a CDS encoding sensor histidine kinase, with protein sequence MLAVGVAILIGMVSMSLWLVQVNNRYSQETAELRRVRAAVLDVLTTMQDIETGQRGYLLSNNVDYLVPYEEALRGLPQRQSRILDLLKDEDRYKQALSQLTEAIDAKLAETRETIDLQKAGRMTEAVDVVRNNDGKRFMTEIRDVLSRLQTDTDDRLRVIVGDQLGAANTLRWVTVGGALAILLVVGGSIFLVFTYIRALTRSREDVDELNRHLEERVEERTRDLRRANQEIQRFAYIVTHDLRAPLVNIMGFLSEFDTSLKPVTSYVLADGKTPPEEVVREARLAVQEDIPEAIGFIRSSTRKMDQLINAILKISRDGQRKLQPEKVDIETLLSSLSETVRHQITANGGEIDVDTPKLTIVTDRISLDQILGNLFDNAVKYQMPGRPLRLTARAYPAGRGAICIEVGDNGRGIGEQDLERVFELFRRAGSQDQPGEGIGLAHVRSLIRNLGGDIRVESKLGEGSTFFLLLPSDLRRVTKEGDK